Genomic DNA from Setaria italica strain Yugu1 chromosome V, Setaria_italica_v2.0, whole genome shotgun sequence:
GGTATCAGTGTCAGAATAATTTTACCCTTGTTGCACCGAAACATGTCAATGactgatttttaattagtatcttTTCCTGATAATATTAGCAAGCAATGTGTATAAACTTGCTTTGTTTTTTGCTAATGATGTTGCTACAGGAGGGACTAGGAGCTTTAGGGTGATGAAATCCTTCAGCCAGCAGGCAGGGATCCAAGGTGGACTGGGAGCAGCTTTTCCTTCTCATGCCACCTTCCCTCATTATGCCATCCCACAAGGCCTCCCCTACCATGTCTATGGGTAAGTAATAACAGAGGGCGaatcacatgcatgcatgacatgCCATCTTGGTCCTTGGTCAAGGGTGAATGGACATGTCCGCATGTAAGCTTTAGCTTGCATGCCTCTTACCCTCGgcctctctctcacacacaacCATAAAGTGGCCATGCGTGCTCTAGTGACACATGATAGCAGCCCAGTCacaagctctctctctctctctctctctctctctctctctcaacaaAGTAAGAAAagactccccccccccccccccccccacacacacacactcagagagagagagagagaaatcaAGCAGTAGCCTACGGGACAAACTTGCATTATTAATTTGTAAGAACAGAACTGACATACCCTGCTATCCTTCCCTCTGCAGGTACTCTCCCTATACTCCAGATTACAGTTATCCAACAGTAAGTACCTAATTACATTGCTAATAAAAGCTCTATTTAGTTCACCAGCAAGTACAATAAAATggctatttttatttatttcactTACTAATTTGTGGAGTTGCGTGCAAGCCACAGTAAGTGCACCAAAAGTATTTTGCATCATGCATTTTTCATCAAAAATATGATAGGATAAACCATGCACCGAAAATCACAGTGTATGCATTTTCTGGATATAACAATTATATGACACAAAGTACCAGGCCAGGAAAATAAATGTATAGAGCATGCAAATTACCATTCCTTTTTTCTGAACTGCCAATCATTTTGTCTTCTGCGACCTTTCAAACTAAAACTTGAGGATCGGTATTCAGCTTCTGTGTTTAATGAATGATTTCTTCATTATATTTATGCTGGAAACAAGTCCCGCACAACCTAAAGATAATGTCAGTTAGCTGTTAGCATGCATTTTTCTTAAAACATAACTGCAGTAGTGTGTACAgccaatcaaagaaaaatatgaaatggcAGATTTTTCGCTCAAATGCCGTTATATTTTCTGTTTATATTAGAAAGCACAGAATTAATAGTCAATGTGCCACTTTTTGCTTGAGcatgataaaaaaaaggttTCAGTAACTTTCTATCACCAACAAATCTAACATGAAGATGCAAAGAATACAGCCATATCATCTGCAAAATCATGTTTGCTAGTGGAAAATCTAAAGCACCGCcattttccttttgctgccGACGAAGGTTTTGTTTACCCTTTTCCACAAGAGATATGTAAAAAAAAGGCATATATATTGGAGCGCACTGTTACAGATTCCCAGTTAGTTTTCTTTTCAATTTAACGTAATCTGGGAAAGCGTGAGCTAACTGCCTGGCTGCTCCTAGAAAAAGATTCACCTTCTGCCTACCTGTCCAGCATATGGACAATAATATGCATTGCCAACATCTGAGCTATCTTTTCAAAAACATTTCCTTTCTTCAGGTTTGAGACCTGAGAGGAAAGACATATTATCATGTAGAGAGAAGAGTCAAATATTTGTTTGTAGATAGCCACCAATTGCTTTCCAATCTTCCTCAGAACAATCATTCTGGATGGTGAAGGGCCCAATTTCTAATATTGCCATGTCCACTGGAAACATGTACCCTCTATATGAACCAATCCAGTGCTGAAAACATAGTGGTTTCTGGTCCTAGCAACTTTCTATCTTACCCAACCGCACATGGACCGGGGCCCTAGTTTGTCCACCTCTTGTCAGCAGACCCATTGTTAAGCAAATAAACTATAACAAGCAGAGCCAGATCGGGAGTACTGTAACAAAGCATATCTTAAATTGGGGAAATGGGTTTGACTACTGTAGCGAGCATCGAACAATATTAAGCTTTATATAACATCATATACTTACATATGGAAAGAGTGGTAGACAACAGAATCTATGATCATGAGCATAAAGACTTAATTTGTTTCTCTTGTCTGTTAAATAGAACTTCTACAATATCTATGGAGGAGCCCAGTACCCATTTTATGGAGGAGCAGCAGCTGGCATGGTGACTGGAACAAGTCCCTTTTATCCATATTTCCAGTTTGGGCAGTCAGGAAACACTACAACCAACTATACATCTGGACAAGGCTACAACTTGCAATACCCACAGATGTTCCACTTCTCTACTGTATCCTCTACAGCTGCAGCTGTAACAGGCTTTGCTCAGCAGTTTGGAGGACCATTGTCACTAGCAGCGAGCCCTCAAGCCCAAGCAGGTATTTCTAGCTATTCTTGATATCCACTTAGAAACATTATAAGACTCAAAAGTTGAACCCACCGGTGCATTTGTCATCCTAGCTTAATGTAGCGCTCAATGCAAATTCCACACATTGTTATAATAGTCTACCAGCATTGATTTGTCAATCTGTCAGGTTACAGTACATGAATGTAAACCAGTGTGCATGCATTTAAAACAGTAGAAAGTATGATAATAACTTCATCAGTATGCATGCATTAGTTTGCTAAGAAACTCACTCACCATGTTCTCAAGATTACTTGAACAATTTCTTTCTGTTCAGTTGTACTAATATCTTGACAGTGTGTGTCCCCATTAAACAGGCATGACTATGGCACTCACAGCTCCAACACTGCCAACTCCAACTCAGGCTGCTCATCCTTACCGGCTGATTCCCTCACACTTTGCGGTGTCCGCTGCTCCAGAGCAACCCTTGGCCTAACCATGGTCTCCCTTCCCACTGTTGCTGTCTTGTTCTCGTTTCCAACATGTTGAGTCCATGTGTCCATCTCTAACACCAAAAGGCACTATTGTAGATCCTGTTCATCAGTCAAAGTGCTCACCTCCGTATCCCACATAGTTATGTGGTGATTGGAAATTAGCTTTAGCCCCAGGATGGGCTCAAAGCTTCATGCCCCAAGGATGGGGTGTACTAACAGACAAGCATAAACCCCAACCATTTTAACAACAGTCCAAGGAAGGACTTCATCCGGGAAAAGTTAGTTTCAGCCCTAGCAAGACAAGGCTGTAGCTAAAGAAACTCTAACAGTCAAGCATGACCCAGGGAGGGTTAATTCATGATGATGCTAGTCAAATTGGACAACAATGACAGCTAAACAACTGATTGAACTAGCATGCCACTCCCACGTATAATCAGTAGAATCCCAACCGTATCTAGCTTAGGCATGGTGCTTCTGGGTGAAGCATGAACCATTTAGTGTCTCTAATCTTTAGTCTTGGTGTTACCTAGAGCAAATGAATTTGACATATGACCAGCTACTACTTCTTGTGTAACCAACCGTCCACTTTTCTATGCAAATGATTAGATGCACCAACTAACATTTCATATGATCTTTCAGTTGATAGCTTGCATCTAGGTGGTCAAGGCTCTAAGGAGAGCCTGTGCCCCTAATCAGAGACAGGTTCAGAGTAGTGCTAATGTTTGTTTTTAGCACTTGGCACTACCTCCCGTCATTCCAAACACAGTATTGGGTACTCCAAAGAAGGCTTTGGAGTAGTCAAGCACTGCTGTGTGACTCATTAACACAATGGCCCATAGATAAATTTTTATTGTCTTGGGTCACCCACTCATGTAGATGTCACTTCTTGGTGTTACTACCATGGTTAGGTCCAGGTCTCctcctgccccccccccccccccccgcctcccctcccttccccttcTCTCTGTCTCTTCGCAGTGCAGAGACCTTGCTGTTAATCTACTATTCTCAAGCATGGTGGTTGTAATAATAAAGTAGCACTATGCTACTTGTAGGACATGAAGAACTATTTGTTATTTCACCCTTCATATGTACTTAATATCTTGTCCATTTCAATTCAGTAGTTGGTACAATTATTTCCAACCATTGCAGTACCATATAATGTTGTGTAAAATACCACTATGGTGCACATTTCTTAGTCACCAGTCTTTCAATTGCATGTGTTCCGGTTGAATGTAAAATTACATCTGTGAAAGTATGCCTTTAGAAGCATTAACTTTGTATAATAGGTATGAACACTAGGAAGGCTAAGAACCTTGAGTTGACCACCCCACGGCCCCACCCAGTAGTGTGCTACTGTGTTAGTATGCTATCCATCGATGTCTCAGTGAGACATGGGACCCTTCACTTGTTGGACATCCTAATACTGAAATATGGCATCATCAGTGTGGTACTATGAAAAAATTGTGCCCTCGTTTCTTTTTGGAAGGGATAGTGATCAACAGCTTCAATACAAGATTAAGCAAAAATCATAAGCAGTACAGCATCTGACCTAATAATCATGTGAAGGAATTGGTAAGTTAGCATAAGTGGAAAGAATTACCTAGTAATCTTGAAGTTGAAAACACGTTAGTATTGGATGGAGCAATGACTAACATGCAAAACATTTCATCCAAGGTGCTACCTACTTGCACTGATGCATATGGAATATCCAATTAAgaatattgaaaaaaaaagagctatCCAGCTTTCATGAACATGGGCTCAGGGATTTAGATGATAGAACAAGCCGTCGTAGGCAAACAGTTCAGACCATTAGTTGCATTGGTAGCTTACATATAGTCTCACCTACATGACAACCTAAGCTTCAAACATTTATGTGTTCACATCCCTTATAAGAAAGAGAAGCATGTCTAGTGCAAATGGATAGCCCATTAAACGACAATGGTCCACATACCACGAACTGGAAGTATGCAAAAGCTCATATGGCGAACACTAACATAGTAACATTAGTCATCTATGACATATCTTCATGGTAGAGATGAAGTCCAAGACCAAGACGTGCACAAGCACGACGAAAAGCCATAGCTTCTGCCTTCTGCACGGGATCTCCATAGCCTGTATCATCGACAGAAGCAGTTCCAGTGGCCTCTCTGTAGATctgattggaaaaaaaaaagagagagcagGCAACAGTGTCAAGATATTCTTTATGTTAGTTCTAGCCATATATTATATATTAAACAAAACTACTTGCAGTTACAACAGCATAACACAGAGAAACCGCTGTCAACAAGTTAACAGTTCACCATTATCAGCAAATGCCATACAATAACACTGAGATGAATTGACATTAACGATGGAATACTGAGGATCCTCACGTTGTCAAACGAAAGTATAAAATCTTACATATTTATTAATGTTTGTCCAGCATCTTGACTCTGTTTGCTTATGTTTTAATTATGTGCTAGAATTAGAAGACTGTATCATCCAAAATGGAtccatttttttcaaataaTATGGGACCTCCCTTTGCATCTTTCAGTACTAACAAAAACAGAACAAACATTGGCATAGACAAACAGGCATGGCCAATTAGCAAAAGTGCCATAATAATTGGCAGGCAACAAAAAAGCCATTTTGTTCAGAAACCAAAAATCTCCAAACAGAGATGAAACTAAAAGGATCCAATAACAAAAACATGACTATGCAGCACAAAACTTGCATAATCAAACCTTCATGAATTATGATCCACAAATCATCAGAACAAATTAAGTGTCAACAGAAGAGGATCAGTAGACATACAGAAAAGAAAGGCTCAAAATAACAGCTGGGAACTGGCAAATCTAAGACAACTGGTGAACATCAATATTCAATGATCACAGTTAACCAGTAGATTGTCAAAGACGAATGGAAGCAGATTTATCCATTGATCACCAATATCCAAATGTAAGCCACAAGCCCAGCCAATTTCTCAGGTTTCAGAATAACCTTTAGTTATAGAGATCAGTCATGAATATATAAAAACATTTTCTGGAAGAGGAGGTACCTCCGCATCAATCCCATGAAGAGTCACACGGTAGACAACAGATACAGATTTCCCATCAGATGAATAAACAATGCTGCGGACCTCACCAGACCACTCTGTAATGGATGCAAAAGGGTTTAAGTAGAAAAAGAAATGTAACTCCTCAACAGTTCAACCTCTTCGAACTTATGCTGTCAACAAGAGGGCAAACAAATATCTGATTTAACGATGAACAGAAGCTTACCTGGAGCATGTATGTTGAGAATTTTGTTCACAATGTGCCTGCAAGAGGCATCAGAAGTGAGATCCTATGCTACCATGTCAccttatatataaaaaagaaaagaaaagaaaaaaaggaaatgagTCGGGATAATGCGTATATAGCTTATTGAATCCAGCCTTTTTTTCCTCTATACGATGTCCATGGTATAAAAATTAAAACAGCTATTAACTGTAAACCATAAAGAAAGTATGGCTCTTGGATTGCAAAGAAGGGCCTTCAGGTTGTCAAGATTCGAGAGCTAAAAAGGCCAAATATGTGAAATGTGAAATTCTCCTAAGAGTTCTGATTCGAGATTCGGTCTGTTTTATGGTTATTACAAGTGCTCAGTTCATGAAAGTAATCTTAGAATTGTTCTGCAGGAGCAACCTCTTCAGCTTAGAAAGGGCATGGATTAAGTTATTCTATAGAAGTGTGGTAACTTTCGTCCAAGCTAATAATTCATCAGCCATCAAGTTGATCAATCCTCTGTTAGCGGATCGCCAACTGCAACTTTGAGAACAGTACTGAAGGCATGACCCAACAATCAAGTAGCTCTTACTAGATGTTATCTGACTTCAGAGAACTACTCATTTATAACACGTTTATTTTACAGTAGATTGTTCTGGGGAAAAAATGATTCGAAGAACCTACCCATCAACTCATTTGTTGTTAAGAAAAAGGGAAATATCCCGATTTCAATTAGCGAAACCAGGACACCTACTCATGAACTCAGTAATGTCTTACTCAAACATAACCTGCACTGGACTAATCGATCGGAGCATTGCACGATAGAAGCAAAGGTTCGATGGGTAATCGCTACCGATCGAGCGGGTAGGCTTACCATGGGATGTACTTGATAGCGAAGCCGTTATCCTCGACGCGGGTCTTCACGAGGGAGTCGGGAACCCTCTTCCCGAGCTCCTTGAGGACCTCGGCGAGCGGCTTGCTGATGCCCTCGGTGGGGGCGgcaacctcgccgccggcgaagtcGTTCTCCTCCTCCGACGGGAGCTCCGGTTCCTGCGGCCGCCGGGACGCGCGGGCCTTCGCGGCGAAGGGGCGCGCGAGGCGAGGGGtgggcgcgcggcggaggaggtggcgggctAGTGCACCGGGAGCCATGGCGGGGCGGAGGGACGAGGGAGCCTCGGGGAATGCGAGGCGAGGGGTTTGGTTGGGTTTTGCGAATGGAAGGAGGCGAGGTATTCGAGAGGCGCGTTCGCACATCCACCTGGGTGTCGTCAAATAGGTGATCTCATACATTAACATGTAATTTTGAGATGATTCACCTATGCCAAGTACATGGGTGTCGTCAAATAGGTGATCTCATACATTAAcatgtaatcttgagacgattcaacAGGTAACCCGTACAATAGATTTTACGTtatcctataagttgtctggtattGGTAtgtaattccttaatttgtgcataagaaaaataaaatattataagttgcatggcaacaataactcgtgcAATGaatgttaagttgtctcgtagtcctacaatttagctcatgaggtggttgtttcgtgaagcaacgacctctttctctctcctcgctctccctcctccacatcatcaaaaatcctacatgGCACTGCATTAGACGACCTATaagaccgctgacgtgtagcaatgtacttgccctaagggcgtgtttggagTTTAGCTCCTTGTCACGTTGATCCTGATCACGATCAGGttgattaaatatgagttaattataaaactaattgcagaagtctggactaattcacgagacgaatctattaaacctaattaatctatcattagcaaaatggttactatagcaccacattatcaaatcatggactaattaaacttaatagattcgtctcgcgaattagcctccatctatgcaattagttatgtaattagcttatatttaatactcctaattagtatcaaatatccaatgtgatagggactaaagtttagcccttagaatcaaacaggacctaaatcACCTAATAATATGATCCAGTTTGTGCATTTGAAATAAAAATGGCATTCAATTTTTTATGAAGCAAGAGGTTTTAGAAGGTGTTTGGCaacactccactccagaaaaaataGCTCTATTTTACCAACTCCACAAAATTCCCTGCCAAACACgtccagctccagaaaaaacgTGGAGCTAGGAGTCAGATCCACATTTTTCCTGGAGTACATCAGGGGGTGCTAAAAAAATATCAGTTTCAGCTTCCTCGTGGAGTTGAGGGTTATTTACTCACCTTTACCACTTGTTACACAACATATCGGTTCGTTTCTAATTTTTCCTTACCGCTCATTGTCTCCGTTTTccccctcctcgtcgtccgacTCGTCCGCAGCCTTCCTATCGCCGCCCCGCCGTCCTCCGTGCGGCGCACCTCTCCCACCTTCCCCGACCACACCAGCACCCTCACCGGCGACCACTGCCTCGGCGCGGCAGCGCCTGCTCCCGGCGTCACCGCCCTCATGGGAATGGCCACACAGAGGGACGATAGCCTGAAGCTCTGCGGCACCGTGTGCGCGTGACGCCTCGcgcggggcgacggcggcggctgcgcgtcGAGGCACCGGCGGGACGGCCCACCCGCCTTCGCTGGACGCCCACACGATGTCATGCTCGTCGAGCTCGAACAACGGGGTGTGAGGGCCCGACTCCAGCTTCCTGAAGCAGCTGAGAACCCGGAGCTACCCCACGCCCGGCGCCCTCGGCATCGCCATTGGCGCACAATAGACCGCCGATCCCTTGagctcctccctcccctcgtGCTGTTGAGGCTCCTCGTGCTGTTGAGGCTGTACGGACGGCTACGCCCCGAGTGATTGTGTTGGTTTTGGCAGCTACGCTGAGTGATTGTGCTCCTCGCGGCTAGCTGCTGTTAGCTGGCCACAAGGCACCGAGGCTGCAGCAGATCTAgagaggacgacggcggcggggataAGGCGCTGCCCATGGTATGGAGCTCAGGATCTGAAAAGAGAGAGGgatggaggggaggggagaagagaggagagactAACACGTGGACCCATTCACAAAGGataaaatagactattcacaacAAGTTTCCATGTTTGTGGAGCTGCAGCACTGCAATCAGCTAAACACGTATTCCACGTTTTCCTGGAGTTGGTGGAATAAAGTTTTTTCAAGAGTGAagtgttgccaaacacccccttaattagAATAAATTAGTTTTTTCTCAATCAAAAGAGCGAGATATTCCAAAAGAGAGGTAGTATTAATTGGAAAGCTAGAATAGATATCATCTCCCCTAAGCATCCGAGGCTTAAAATCTTAATTTTAAAAATTCGAATATAGTTATTTCATTTTAAAttgtttttctaaaattttattaTGCATATGGATACACACTATTTTATAATACTTTAATTTTAAAATTAGAGAATTTGTTCAAATGGAGGCTTTAAATTCGATAGTTATTGTACCTTTTGCCTTGTGCCCGTGTGATGACAACAGTTTTGCTGGCGCATCTTCTAAACATTTCCCTCTTTAGCTGAAGCCCACCAAATTTCCAACACTCCACCACGGCCAGATTTTCATTTAAGGGAAAATTGGTTCTGTAGCATCGAAAGATCGCGACTTCCGTAACATACCACTGAAAGATATTGACCTCGTAAAATACCACTAAAAGGTGCAGTGCTCAACTAAAAATACCAATCTGTTAGATTTCAGTGTCAGCTCTGTTAacttggaaaaaaaataccCCCAAACCGGTACCTGACGACTAGAAATGTAAGAAACAAGCACATGGCCAGCTTACTATACAAGTCACCACATGCACTAAATATTGACAAACATATGAAAAATATTATTCAGGTTCAACACATGGACTAATATTGATTAACACATCTTGCAAGCAACATAGTGACTAATAAAATATATCCTATAGTGACTAATGA
This window encodes:
- the LOC101781913 gene encoding DNA repair RAD52-like protein 1, mitochondrial, yielding MAPGALARHLLRRAPTPRLARPFAAKARASRRPQEPELPSEEENDFAGGEVAAPTEGISKPLAEVLKELGKRVPDSLVKTRVEDNGFAIKYIPWHIVNKILNIHAPEWSGEVRSIVYSSDGKSVSVVYRVTLHGIDAEIYREATGTASVDDTGYGDPVQKAEAMAFRRACARLGLGLHLYHEDMS
- the LOC101782314 gene encoding RNA-binding protein 24-B isoform X2, with amino-acid sequence MSPPSVMGQFGDTTYTKVFVGGLAWETQKETMRKYFEQFGEILEAVVITDKNTGRSKGYGFVTFRDPDAAMRACVDPAPVIDGRRANCNLASLGVQRSRPPTPQHGGTRSFRVMKSFSQQAGIQGGLGAAFPSHATFPHYAIPQGLPYHVYGYSPYTPDYSYPTNFYNIYGGAQYPFYGGAAAGMVTGTSPFYPYFQFGQSGNTTTNYTSGQGYNLQYPQMFHFSTVSSTAAAVTGFAQQFGGPLSLAASPQAQAVCVPIKQA
- the LOC101782314 gene encoding RNA-binding protein 24-B isoform X1 — protein: MSPPSVMGQFGDTTYTKVFVGGLAWETQKETMRKYFEQFGEILEAVVITDKNTGRSKGYGFVTFRDPDAAMRACVDPAPVIDGRRANCNLASLGVQRSRPPTPQHGGTRSFRVMKSFSQQAGIQGGLGAAFPSHATFPHYAIPQGLPYHVYGYSPYTPDYSYPTNFYNIYGGAQYPFYGGAAAGMVTGTSPFYPYFQFGQSGNTTTNYTSGQGYNLQYPQMFHFSTVSSTAAAVTGFAQQFGGPLSLAASPQAQAGMTMALTAPTLPTPTQAAHPYRLIPSHFAVSAAPEQPLA